A genomic window from Bradyrhizobium lupini includes:
- the acnA gene encoding aconitate hydratase AcnA: MTSLDSFKCKKTLKVGAKTYVYYSLPTAEKNGLKGISKLPYSMKVLLENLLRNEDGRSVKKEDIVAVSKWLRKKSLEHEIAFRPARVLMQDFTGVPAVVDLAAMRNAMQKLGGDAEKINPLVPVDLVIDHSVIVNFFGDNKAFGKNVTEEYKQNQERYEFLKWGQKAFSNFSVVPPGTGICHQVNLEYLSQTVWTKKEKMTVGKKTGTFEVAYPDSLVGTDSHTTMVNGLAVLGWGVGGIEAEACMLGQPLSMLLPNVVGFKLKGAMKEGVTATDLVLTVTQMLRKLGVVGKFVEFFGPGLDHLSVADKATIANMAPEYGATCGFFPVDAAALDYLKTSGRASARVALVQAYAKAQGLFRTAKSPDPVFTETLTLDLGDVVPSMAGPKRPEGRIALPSVAEGFSLALASEYKKAEEPGKRFAVDGKNFDIGHGDVVIAAITSCTNTSNPSVLIGAGLLARNAAAKGLKAKPWVKTSLAPGSQVVAAYLADSGLQADLDKVGFNLVGFGCTTCIGNSGPLPEEISKSINDNGIVAAAVLSGNRNFEGRVSPDVQANYLASPPLVVAHALAGTVTKNLAVEPLGEGKDGKPVYLKDIWPTTKEINAFMKKFVTASIFKKKYADVFKGDTNWRKIKTVESETYRWNMSSTYVQNPPYFEGMKKEPEPVTDIVEARILAMFGDKITTDHISPAGSIKLTSPAGKYLSEHQVRPADFNQYGTRRGNHEVMMRGTFANIRIKNFMLKGADGNIPEGGLTKHWPDGEQMSIYDAAMKYQQEQVPLVVFAGAEYGNGSSRDWAAKGTRLLGVRAVICQSFERIHRSNLVGMGVLPLTFEDGTSWSSLGLKGDEKVTLRGLVGDLKPRQKLTAEIVSGDGSLQRVSLLCRIDTLDELEYYRNGGILHYVLRKLAA; this comes from the coding sequence ATGACCTCGCTCGACAGCTTCAAATGCAAAAAGACCCTCAAGGTCGGCGCCAAGACCTATGTCTATTACAGCCTGCCCACGGCCGAGAAGAATGGTCTGAAGGGAATTTCGAAACTCCCCTACTCGATGAAGGTTTTGCTCGAGAACCTGCTCCGCAACGAGGACGGCCGCTCGGTCAAGAAGGAAGACATCGTCGCGGTGTCGAAGTGGCTGCGCAAGAAGTCGCTGGAGCATGAGATCGCCTTCCGCCCCGCGCGCGTGCTGATGCAGGACTTCACCGGCGTGCCCGCCGTGGTCGATCTCGCCGCGATGCGCAACGCGATGCAGAAGCTCGGGGGCGACGCCGAGAAGATCAATCCGCTGGTGCCGGTCGATCTCGTCATCGACCACTCCGTGATCGTGAACTTCTTCGGGGACAACAAGGCCTTCGGCAAGAACGTCACCGAGGAATACAAGCAGAACCAGGAGCGCTACGAGTTCCTGAAATGGGGCCAGAAGGCGTTCTCGAACTTCTCCGTCGTGCCGCCCGGCACCGGCATCTGCCACCAGGTCAATCTCGAATATCTCTCCCAGACGGTGTGGACCAAGAAGGAGAAGATGACGGTCGGCAAGAAGACCGGCACCTTCGAGGTCGCGTATCCCGACTCGCTGGTTGGCACCGATTCCCACACCACCATGGTCAACGGCCTTGCCGTGCTCGGCTGGGGTGTCGGCGGCATCGAGGCGGAAGCCTGCATGCTCGGCCAGCCGCTGTCGATGCTGCTGCCCAACGTCGTCGGCTTCAAGCTGAAGGGCGCGATGAAGGAAGGCGTCACCGCGACCGACCTCGTGCTGACGGTGACGCAGATGCTGCGCAAGCTCGGCGTCGTCGGCAAGTTCGTGGAGTTCTTCGGCCCCGGCCTCGACCATCTCTCGGTCGCAGACAAGGCAACCATCGCCAACATGGCGCCCGAATATGGCGCGACCTGCGGCTTCTTCCCGGTCGATGCCGCCGCACTGGATTATCTCAAGACCTCCGGCCGCGCCTCGGCGCGCGTCGCGCTGGTGCAGGCCTATGCGAAGGCGCAAGGGCTGTTCCGTACCGCCAAGTCGCCCGATCCGGTGTTCACGGAAACGCTGACGCTCGACCTCGGTGATGTCGTGCCCTCGATGGCCGGCCCGAAGCGCCCCGAAGGCCGCATTGCGCTGCCGTCCGTGGCCGAGGGCTTTTCGCTCGCGCTCGCCAGCGAATACAAGAAGGCCGAGGAGCCGGGGAAGCGCTTCGCCGTCGACGGCAAGAACTTCGACATCGGCCATGGCGACGTCGTGATCGCCGCGATCACCTCCTGCACCAACACCTCGAACCCGAGCGTGCTGATCGGCGCCGGTCTTCTGGCGCGCAACGCCGCCGCGAAGGGCCTCAAGGCAAAGCCGTGGGTGAAGACCTCGCTCGCCCCGGGCAGCCAGGTGGTGGCGGCCTATCTCGCCGATTCCGGTCTCCAGGCCGATCTCGACAAGGTCGGCTTCAACCTGGTCGGTTTCGGCTGCACCACCTGCATCGGTAATTCCGGTCCGCTGCCCGAGGAGATCTCGAAGTCGATCAACGACAACGGCATCGTCGCGGCTGCGGTGCTCTCCGGCAATCGCAACTTCGAAGGCCGCGTCTCGCCGGACGTGCAGGCGAACTATCTGGCTTCGCCGCCGCTCGTGGTCGCCCACGCGCTCGCGGGCACCGTCACCAAGAACCTCGCCGTCGAGCCGCTCGGTGAAGGCAAGGACGGCAAGCCGGTTTACCTCAAGGACATCTGGCCGACGACCAAGGAGATCAACGCCTTCATGAAGAAGTTCGTGACCGCGTCGATCTTCAAGAAGAAGTATGCCGACGTGTTCAAGGGCGACACCAACTGGCGCAAGATCAAGACGGTCGAGAGCGAAACCTATCGCTGGAACATGAGTTCGACCTATGTGCAGAACCCGCCCTATTTCGAAGGCATGAAGAAGGAGCCGGAGCCGGTCACCGACATCGTCGAGGCCCGCATCCTCGCCATGTTCGGCGACAAGATCACCACCGACCACATCTCGCCGGCCGGTTCGATCAAGCTCACCTCGCCCGCCGGCAAATATCTCAGCGAGCACCAGGTGCGTCCGGCCGACTTCAACCAGTACGGCACGCGGCGCGGCAACCACGAAGTCATGATGCGCGGCACCTTCGCCAATATCCGCATCAAGAACTTCATGCTGAAGGGCGCCGACGGCAATATTCCGGAAGGCGGTCTCACCAAGCACTGGCCCGACGGCGAGCAGATGTCGATCTACGATGCCGCGATGAAATACCAGCAGGAGCAGGTGCCGCTGGTGGTGTTCGCCGGCGCCGAATACGGCAACGGCTCCTCGCGCGACTGGGCCGCGAAGGGCACCCGTCTGCTCGGCGTGCGCGCCGTGATCTGCCAGAGCTTCGAGCGCATCCACCGCTCCAATTTGGTCGGTATGGGCGTGCTGCCCCTGACCTTCGAGGACGGCACCTCCTGGTCGTCGCTCGGTCTGAAGGGCGACGAGAAGGTCACGCTGCGCGGCCTCGTTGGCGACCTCAAGCCGCGCCAGAAGCTGACCGCGGAGATTGTCTCCGGCGACGGTTCGCTGCAGCGCGTTTCGCTGCTCTGCCGCATCGATACGCTGGACGAACTCGAATACTACCGCAACGGCGGCATCCTGCACTACGTGCTACGCAAGCTCGCGGCGTAA
- a CDS encoding thioredoxin family protein: MTTMTASHLVSRWSGALWSGALGLCAIVAVIRPAEADPRAVVELFTSQGCSSCPPADKIIGDLARDPSIIALSMPIDYWDYLGWKDTLADSRFSARQRAYSRMRGDREVYTPQVVVNGSTHVVGSDRTGIESAIGKTETGTGVMSVPVTMSLAGKQINVSVAASKEPTASHGEVWICSIAKSVPIAISRGENRGQQVIYHNVVRNLLKVGDWTGRPESWTVPIENLTRDGVDGAVVYVQDGSRERPGPMLGAAYTSLH; this comes from the coding sequence ATGACAACAATGACGGCTTCTCATCTGGTTTCACGCTGGTCCGGTGCCCTCTGGTCGGGAGCTCTTGGTCTCTGTGCAATCGTCGCCGTCATCCGCCCTGCCGAGGCTGATCCTCGCGCCGTTGTCGAATTGTTTACCTCGCAGGGCTGCTCCTCCTGCCCGCCGGCCGACAAGATCATCGGCGACCTCGCCCGCGATCCCTCGATCATCGCGCTGAGCATGCCGATCGACTATTGGGACTATCTCGGCTGGAAGGACACATTGGCCGATTCGCGCTTCTCTGCACGGCAGCGTGCCTATTCGCGCATGCGCGGCGACCGCGAAGTCTACACGCCGCAGGTCGTGGTCAACGGCTCCACGCATGTCGTCGGCAGCGACCGCACCGGCATCGAAAGCGCCATCGGCAAAACCGAGACGGGCACTGGTGTGATGAGCGTGCCGGTGACGATGTCGCTCGCGGGCAAGCAGATCAACGTCTCGGTGGCCGCGAGCAAGGAGCCGACGGCGTCCCACGGCGAGGTCTGGATCTGCTCGATTGCGAAGTCGGTGCCGATCGCGATCAGCCGCGGCGAAAATCGCGGACAGCAAGTGATCTATCACAACGTGGTGCGCAACCTGCTGAAGGTCGGCGACTGGACCGGCCGCCCGGAAAGCTGGACGGTGCCGATCGAGAACCTCACGCGTGACGGCGTCGACGGTGCCGTGGTCTATGTCCAGGACGGCAGCCGGGAGAGACCGGGCCCGATGCTGGGCGCGGCGTACACGTCGCTGCACTGA
- a CDS encoding DUF2794 domain-containing protein, translating to MSLSEDTDPSEQRAAARPAASNAQLSRVTFNRLELHRILNLYGRMVAEGEWRDYAIDFLRDRAVFSVFRRASEVPIYRIEKDPRLARKQGMYSVISATGLILRRGHELERVLLVIDRKLAVV from the coding sequence ATGAGTCTGTCGGAGGACACCGATCCGAGCGAACAGCGTGCGGCAGCGCGCCCCGCCGCTTCGAATGCGCAACTGAGCCGCGTGACGTTCAACCGGCTCGAGCTGCACCGTATTCTCAATCTCTACGGCCGGATGGTTGCCGAAGGCGAGTGGCGCGACTATGCCATCGACTTCCTCAGGGATCGCGCTGTGTTCTCGGTCTTTCGCCGCGCCTCGGAAGTGCCGATCTATCGTATCGAGAAGGATCCGCGCCTCGCGCGCAAGCAGGGCATGTACAGCGTGATCTCGGCGACGGGCTTGATCCTGCGCCGCGGCCACGAACTGGAGCGCGTGCTCCTGGTGATCGATCGCAAATTGGCGGTGGTGTAG
- a CDS encoding GNAT family N-acetyltransferase: MSAPDIRPTTEADLPAITAIYRQAVREGTATFELEPPDLAEMTRRYRTLIDGGYPYFVAILDGRVAGYAYAGAYRPRPAYRFTVENSIYLDPSFHRRGIGALLLERLIVECEARGFRQMIAVIGDSTNAGSIGVHTRAGFKMIGTHPSVGLKFGRWLDTVMMQRSLGEGAKSVPGK; the protein is encoded by the coding sequence ATGTCCGCACCCGATATCAGGCCCACCACCGAGGCCGACCTCCCCGCCATCACGGCCATCTATCGGCAGGCTGTCCGCGAGGGCACCGCGACGTTCGAGCTGGAGCCGCCCGACCTTGCCGAGATGACGCGCCGCTACCGCACGCTGATCGATGGCGGCTACCCCTATTTCGTCGCCATCCTCGACGGGCGCGTCGCCGGCTACGCCTATGCCGGTGCCTACCGGCCCCGCCCGGCCTACCGCTTCACGGTCGAGAACTCGATCTATCTCGATCCATCCTTCCACCGCCGCGGCATCGGGGCGCTCCTGCTGGAGCGGCTGATCGTCGAATGCGAGGCACGCGGCTTCCGTCAGATGATCGCGGTAATCGGGGATTCCACCAATGCCGGCTCGATCGGCGTGCACACCAGGGCCGGCTTCAAAATGATCGGCACGCATCCCAGCGTCGGGCTGAAATTCGGCCGCTGGCTGGACACGGTAATGATGCAGCGGAGCCTCGGCGAGGGCGCCAAGAGCGTGCCGGGGAAGTAA
- a CDS encoding Bax inhibitor-1/YccA family protein — MSDLDRNYASPFGRAAGRVDAATVDAGLRAYMLRIYNYMSIGLAITGLAALGVYMAAVTDVPTPEAVRVGKLFLTPFGYAMFVSPLKWLFMLAPLAMVFVISAGINRLAPSTAQILFWVFAALMGVSLSSIFLVFTHTSIVRVFFITAATFGALSLYGYTTKRDMSGMGSFLFMGLIGIVIASLVNLFLASSVLQFVVSVVGVLVFAGLTAWDTQRLKNDYIYGYASAGGDIAERAAITGALSLYLNFINLFTLLLQLLGQRD, encoded by the coding sequence ATGTCGGACCTAGACCGCAATTACGCTTCTCCTTTCGGCAGGGCCGCCGGGCGTGTTGACGCCGCGACGGTCGATGCCGGCCTGCGCGCCTACATGCTGCGCATCTACAACTACATGAGCATCGGCCTGGCCATCACCGGCCTTGCCGCCCTCGGCGTCTACATGGCCGCCGTGACGGACGTTCCGACCCCGGAAGCCGTGCGGGTCGGCAAGCTGTTCCTGACGCCGTTCGGCTACGCGATGTTCGTCAGCCCCCTGAAGTGGCTGTTCATGCTCGCGCCGCTCGCCATGGTGTTCGTGATCTCGGCAGGCATCAACCGGCTCGCTCCTTCGACCGCCCAGATCCTGTTCTGGGTGTTCGCGGCACTGATGGGCGTCTCGCTGTCCTCGATCTTCCTGGTGTTCACGCACACCTCGATCGTCCGGGTGTTCTTCATCACCGCGGCGACTTTCGGCGCGCTCAGCCTCTACGGTTACACCACCAAGCGTGACATGAGCGGAATGGGTTCGTTCCTGTTCATGGGCCTGATCGGCATCGTCATCGCGAGCCTGGTGAACCTGTTCCTGGCGAGCTCGGTGCTGCAGTTCGTCGTGTCGGTGGTCGGCGTGCTGGTGTTCGCGGGCCTCACCGCCTGGGATACCCAGCGGCTGAAGAACGACTACATCTACGGTTACGCTTCGGCCGGCGGTGACATCGCAGAGCGTGCGGCCATCACCGGCGCGCTGTCGCTGTACCTGAACTTCATCAACTTGTTCACGCTGCTCCTGCAGCTCCTCGGCCAGCGCGACTAA
- a CDS encoding ABC transporter permease, translating into MSAAAAPFAKPNGVALSLRYALRELRGGLRGFYVFIACIALGVMAIAGVGSVSASLSDGLAREGRTLLGGDVSFVLFQREAKPEEVAFLRSRGTVSSAATLRGMARSAEGKLALVEMKAVDDTYPMLGQLTLAPPLPMSELLAERDGAFGAAADPTLLARLLLKTGDRVTVGAATFQIRSAVEAEPDKLAGGIGFGPRFLISEAGLRATGLVQPGSLVRWVYRVKLPEIANNERATDAFIADARNAAPQAGWEVRSRSNASPQLERNINRFTQFLTLVGLAALLVGGVGVANAVKAHIDHKLEVIAAFKAVGATGRDVFGIYLAQVLLLAAIGSVIGLALGAAMPFAIVGLFGKLLPLPVVPAVHADELALSFVYGLLTALAFGLWPLGRVHDVPVAALFRDTISSEWHRPRWSYLVFMAVVIALLIAVVIGLSFDKRIAAVFVASSVVVFALLRGVAALLMTIARRLPRTRWPMLRLAIANIHRPGALTPSVVLSLGLGLAVLVTITQIDGNLRRQFLAALPEHAPSFFFIDIPSTQAEQFDTYLRQIAPGAKVDDVPMLRGRIVGARGVRAEELKPSTDSEWVLQSDRGLTYTAELPKGSKVVEGEWWSADYSGPPLVSMEKKIADGLGLKVGDEVVVNILGRDIPAKISNLRSIDWQGLGINFVLVFSPNAFKGAPHTHIATLTEAGGDAAGDGKIIKEVADAYPMVTSVRVREVMETVGSVVTNLALAIRGASAVTLISAILVLGGALAAGHRHRVYDAVILKTLGATRLRLLGAYALEYLLIGLATAVFGVFAGSVAAWMIVTRLMTLTFVWQGGSAAGVVAAALVVTVGLGLAGTLLALNKKPATVLRNL; encoded by the coding sequence ATGAGTGCTGCTGCCGCACCGTTTGCGAAGCCCAACGGCGTCGCGCTGTCGCTGCGTTACGCGCTGCGCGAATTGCGCGGCGGCCTGCGCGGCTTCTACGTCTTCATTGCCTGCATCGCGCTCGGCGTGATGGCCATCGCTGGCGTCGGCTCGGTCTCGGCGAGCCTGAGCGACGGCCTCGCCCGCGAAGGCCGTACGCTGCTCGGCGGCGACGTGTCGTTCGTCCTGTTTCAGCGCGAGGCGAAGCCGGAGGAAGTCGCCTTCCTGCGTTCGCGCGGCACCGTCTCGAGCGCCGCCACACTGCGCGGCATGGCGCGCTCGGCCGAGGGCAAGCTGGCCCTGGTCGAGATGAAGGCGGTCGACGACACCTATCCGATGCTGGGCCAGCTGACGCTGGCGCCGCCGCTGCCGATGTCCGAGTTGCTCGCGGAGCGCGACGGCGCGTTCGGCGCGGCCGCCGATCCGACACTGCTGGCGCGGCTGTTGCTCAAGACCGGCGATCGCGTCACCGTCGGGGCTGCGACGTTCCAGATCCGCAGCGCCGTCGAAGCCGAGCCCGACAAGCTCGCAGGCGGCATCGGCTTCGGCCCGCGCTTCCTGATCAGCGAAGCGGGCCTGCGCGCGACAGGGCTCGTCCAACCCGGCAGCCTGGTGCGCTGGGTCTATCGTGTGAAGCTGCCGGAGATCGCCAACAACGAGCGCGCCACCGACGCCTTCATCGCGGACGCCCGCAACGCCGCGCCGCAGGCCGGCTGGGAGGTCCGCAGCCGCTCCAATGCCTCGCCGCAGCTCGAGCGCAACATCAACCGCTTCACGCAGTTCCTGACGCTGGTCGGCCTCGCCGCGCTGCTGGTCGGCGGCGTCGGCGTTGCCAATGCCGTCAAGGCCCATATCGACCACAAGCTCGAGGTGATCGCGGCCTTCAAGGCCGTCGGGGCCACCGGGCGCGACGTGTTCGGCATCTATCTCGCCCAGGTTCTCCTGCTCGCCGCGATCGGCTCAGTGATCGGCCTCGCACTAGGCGCCGCCATGCCGTTCGCGATCGTCGGCCTATTCGGCAAGCTGCTGCCCCTGCCGGTGGTGCCGGCGGTGCATGCCGACGAGCTCGCGCTGTCGTTCGTCTACGGGCTGCTCACGGCGCTTGCCTTCGGCCTGTGGCCGCTCGGCCGGGTGCACGATGTGCCGGTGGCGGCGCTGTTCCGCGACACCATCAGCTCCGAATGGCATCGGCCACGCTGGAGCTATCTCGTCTTCATGGCCGTCGTGATCGCGCTGCTCATCGCGGTCGTGATCGGGCTGTCCTTCGACAAGCGCATCGCCGCGGTGTTCGTGGCCTCCTCCGTGGTCGTGTTCGCGCTGCTCCGCGGCGTTGCCGCCCTGCTGATGACCATCGCGCGGCGGCTGCCGCGCACGCGATGGCCGATGCTGCGACTTGCGATTGCCAACATCCACCGGCCGGGCGCGCTGACGCCCTCGGTCGTGCTGTCGCTCGGGCTCGGGCTCGCCGTGCTCGTCACCATCACCCAGATCGACGGCAATCTGCGCCGGCAGTTCCTGGCGGCGCTGCCCGAGCACGCGCCATCGTTCTTCTTCATCGACATTCCGAGCACGCAGGCCGAGCAGTTCGACACATACCTGCGCCAGATCGCCCCTGGCGCGAAAGTCGACGACGTGCCGATGCTGCGCGGACGGATCGTCGGAGCCCGTGGTGTCCGCGCCGAGGAGCTCAAGCCCAGCACCGATTCCGAGTGGGTGCTGCAGAGCGACCGCGGCCTGACCTATACCGCCGAGCTGCCGAAGGGCTCCAAGGTGGTCGAGGGCGAGTGGTGGAGCGCCGATTATTCCGGCCCGCCGCTGGTTTCGATGGAGAAGAAGATCGCGGACGGACTCGGCCTCAAGGTCGGCGACGAGGTCGTGGTCAATATCCTCGGCCGCGACATCCCCGCGAAGATCAGCAATCTGCGCAGCATCGACTGGCAGGGCCTCGGCATCAATTTCGTCCTCGTGTTCTCGCCGAACGCATTCAAGGGCGCGCCGCACACCCACATCGCGACGCTGACGGAAGCCGGCGGCGATGCGGCCGGCGACGGCAAGATCATCAAGGAGGTCGCTGACGCCTATCCGATGGTGACGAGCGTGCGCGTGCGCGAGGTGATGGAGACGGTCGGCTCGGTCGTGACCAACCTGGCGCTGGCGATCCGCGGCGCCAGCGCGGTGACCCTGATCTCGGCGATCCTGGTGCTCGGCGGCGCGCTCGCCGCCGGCCATCGCCACCGGGTCTACGATGCGGTGATCCTCAAGACCCTGGGCGCGACCCGGCTGCGGCTGCTCGGCGCCTATGCGCTCGAATACCTCCTGATCGGGCTTGCCACCGCGGTCTTCGGCGTTTTCGCCGGCAGCGTCGCGGCCTGGATGATCGTGACCCGGCTGATGACCCTCACTTTCGTCTGGCAGGGCGGCAGCGCAGCCGGCGTGGTCGCGGCTGCCTTGGTCGTCACGGTCGGCCTCGGGCTCGCCGGCACCCTGCTGGCGTTGAACAAAAAGCCCGCCACGGTGTTGCGGAATTTGTGA
- a CDS encoding ABC transporter ATP-binding protein, giving the protein MDTRISSSSLADSSADTIAISNVNLSLGTGAARVHILKDISLRVGRSETIGLIGPSGSGKSTLLMVMAGLERPDSGEVVVNGTPFNALDEDALARFRGRQVGIVFQSFHLIPTMTALENVAVPLELAGNPDAAKRAAQELQSVGLGDRLHHYPTQLSGGEQQRVALARALAPDPAILVADEPTGNLDEATGQQIVDLLFSKHAERGMTLVLVTHDSSLAQRCDRVIRLRSGRIDTQSAPA; this is encoded by the coding sequence ATGGACACTCGCATCTCTTCCTCTTCGCTCGCCGACAGTTCGGCCGACACCATCGCCATCTCCAACGTCAATCTGTCATTGGGTACGGGCGCGGCACGCGTTCACATCCTCAAGGATATCAGCTTGCGCGTGGGCCGGAGCGAGACGATCGGCCTGATCGGCCCGTCAGGTTCGGGCAAATCCACGCTGCTGATGGTGATGGCGGGGCTGGAGCGTCCTGATAGCGGAGAGGTGGTGGTCAACGGCACGCCTTTCAATGCCCTCGACGAGGACGCACTGGCCCGCTTCCGCGGCCGCCAGGTCGGCATCGTCTTCCAGTCCTTCCATCTGATCCCGACCATGACCGCGCTGGAGAATGTCGCGGTGCCGCTCGAGCTTGCGGGCAATCCCGACGCCGCAAAGCGCGCGGCGCAGGAGCTGCAATCGGTCGGGCTCGGCGACCGTCTGCATCATTATCCGACCCAACTCTCCGGCGGCGAGCAGCAGCGCGTGGCGCTGGCCCGCGCACTGGCACCCGATCCAGCGATCCTCGTCGCCGACGAGCCGACCGGCAATCTCGACGAAGCCACGGGACAACAGATCGTCGACCTCCTGTTCAGCAAGCATGCCGAGCGCGGCATGACGCTGGTGCTGGTCACGCACGATTCTTCGCTCGCGCAGCGCTGCGATCGCGTGATCCGCCTCCGTTCGGGGCGCATCGACACGCAGTCGGCGCCGGCATGA
- the thpR gene encoding RNA 2',3'-cyclic phosphodiesterase, whose product MPRLFTGLEIPAEIGQSLSNLRGGLPGARWIDPENYHVTLRFIGNIDGMSANEIASMLFRVDRKPFEVKVQGLQSFGGRKPRAVVATIVPSKPLMELQAELERLMQRIGLDPEGRKFIPHVTLARLHDATDRDVADYLSLRGYFPSKAFTAERFVLFSSRASTGGGPYVVEDAYELCE is encoded by the coding sequence ATGCCGCGTTTGTTCACTGGTCTGGAAATTCCGGCCGAGATTGGCCAGTCGCTTTCCAATTTGCGGGGCGGCCTTCCCGGCGCCCGCTGGATCGATCCCGAAAATTACCATGTCACCCTGCGCTTCATCGGCAATATCGATGGCATGTCCGCCAACGAAATCGCCTCGATGCTGTTTCGCGTCGACCGTAAGCCGTTCGAGGTGAAGGTGCAGGGTTTGCAGAGTTTCGGCGGACGCAAGCCGCGCGCGGTGGTCGCCACCATCGTGCCGAGCAAGCCGCTGATGGAATTGCAGGCCGAGCTCGAGCGCCTGATGCAGCGGATCGGCCTCGACCCCGAAGGCCGCAAGTTCATCCCGCATGTCACGCTGGCCCGGCTGCACGACGCCACCGACCGTGACGTCGCCGATTATCTCTCGCTGCGTGGCTATTTTCCCAGCAAGGCATTCACGGCCGAACGTTTTGTTTTGTTCTCGTCCCGCGCCTCAACCGGCGGCGGCCCGTATGTGGTCGAGGACGCCTACGAGCTGTGTGAGTAG
- the zapE gene encoding cell division protein ZapE, with amino-acid sequence MLSTPSSSFREAYQAQIASGAIEPDAAQAEIADAYAALDQLLADYKPPRKQGLLSRLFSSDKDEAPHGLYVHGEVGRGKTMLMDLFFQHSTVEHKRRAHFHEFMAEVHERIYDYRQGIARGEIGDGDVIALTAHAIFEESWLLCFDEFHVTDIADAMILGRLFAKLLELGTVVVATSNVAPDDLYKGGLNRSLFLPFIRQITDHMDVLRLDARTDFRLEKLQGVPMWLTPADTEADAALDRAWSKMSGGAKCKSRDISIKGRILHVPCSAHGVARFTFADLCDKPLGASDYLRLAHDYHTILVDHIPVMDFSQRNAAKRFITLIDTLYDNAVKLMASADANPISLYLANEGNEANEFKRTASRLIEMSSESYLALPHGRKDSTASGSTKGLVET; translated from the coding sequence ATGCTCTCGACCCCCAGTTCCTCATTCCGCGAGGCCTATCAGGCCCAGATCGCGTCCGGCGCGATCGAGCCCGACGCTGCGCAGGCTGAAATCGCCGACGCCTATGCCGCGCTCGACCAGCTGCTCGCCGATTACAAGCCGCCGCGCAAGCAGGGCCTGCTCAGCCGCCTGTTCAGCAGCGACAAGGACGAGGCGCCGCACGGGCTCTACGTCCATGGCGAGGTCGGCCGCGGCAAGACCATGCTGATGGATCTGTTCTTCCAGCACTCGACAGTCGAGCACAAGAGGCGCGCCCATTTCCACGAATTCATGGCCGAGGTGCACGAGCGCATCTACGATTATCGCCAGGGCATCGCGCGCGGCGAGATTGGCGACGGCGACGTCATCGCGCTGACCGCGCATGCGATTTTCGAGGAGAGCTGGCTGCTCTGTTTCGACGAATTCCACGTCACCGACATCGCGGACGCGATGATCCTGGGCCGCCTGTTCGCAAAGCTGCTGGAGCTCGGCACCGTGGTGGTCGCGACCTCCAACGTCGCGCCTGACGACCTCTACAAGGGCGGCCTGAACCGTTCGCTGTTTCTGCCCTTCATCAGGCAGATCACCGACCACATGGACGTGCTGCGGCTCGACGCGCGCACCGACTTCCGGCTGGAAAAACTTCAGGGCGTACCGATGTGGCTGACGCCGGCAGACACCGAGGCGGACGCCGCGCTCGACCGCGCCTGGTCGAAGATGTCAGGCGGCGCCAAATGCAAGTCGCGCGATATTTCGATCAAGGGCCGCATCCTGCACGTGCCGTGCTCGGCCCACGGCGTGGCGCGCTTCACGTTCGCCGATCTCTGCGACAAGCCGCTCGGGGCATCCGACTATCTCAGGCTGGCGCACGACTATCACACCATCCTGGTCGACCATATTCCAGTGATGGATTTCTCCCAGCGCAACGCCGCCAAGCGTTTCATTACGTTGATCGACACGCTGTATGACAATGCCGTGAAGCTGATGGCCTCCGCCGATGCCAACCCGATCTCGCTCTATCTTGCCAATGAGGGCAACGAGGCCAACGAGTTCAAGCGCACCGCGTCGCGCCTGATCGAAATGAGCTCGGAATCCTATCTGGCGCTGCCTCACGGCCGCAAGGATTCCACCGCCAGCGGCTCGACCAAGGGCTTGGTCGAGACTTAA
- a CDS encoding DUF1579 family protein yields the protein MTQDHLAASSPLPEHARLAAFAGEWNGEEVVFPSRWTEGGTATSRVVAHMDLNGFYLIQDSVQTRDGKQSFATHGIFTFDREDRTYKLFWYDSLGYTPPSPASGGWVGKTLTLVRGSLRGNARHVYEIIDDDSYSLKIQFSPDAEGWADVLTGVYRRIH from the coding sequence ATGACCCAAGACCATCTCGCTGCATCATCCCCGCTGCCGGAGCACGCGCGTCTTGCCGCGTTCGCCGGTGAATGGAATGGCGAAGAGGTGGTCTTTCCGTCGCGGTGGACGGAGGGTGGAACGGCGACTTCTCGCGTTGTGGCCCACATGGATCTCAATGGCTTCTATCTGATCCAGGACTCGGTCCAGACCCGCGACGGCAAGCAGAGCTTCGCCACCCACGGCATCTTCACCTTCGACCGCGAAGACCGGACCTACAAATTATTCTGGTACGATTCGCTCGGCTACACGCCGCCTTCGCCCGCCTCCGGCGGGTGGGTCGGCAAGACGCTGACGCTGGTGCGCGGCTCGCTCCGCGGCAATGCGCGCCACGTCTATGAAATCATCGACGACGATTCCTATTCGTTGAAGATCCAGTTCTCGCCGGACGCGGAAGGCTGGGCCGACGTGCTCACCGGCGTCTACCGCCGCATCCACTGA